A segment of the Zalophus californianus isolate mZalCal1 chromosome 15, mZalCal1.pri.v2, whole genome shotgun sequence genome:
CACTGGCCTACAGAAATCACACAGTTCGAAACCAATGTCCTACAGCTTACATCACACACTACAACCTCCACAATTTATTGGTGTAATGTGCATACCTGAAGTCTAACCTGAACACTAAAAATTCCTAAGCATAGCATATTTAACTGAACACCCCATACACCAAAATGATTTGATTTCAGATAAACACACAAAGTTAAATCAGAACAGAGTGGAGCAGAGTTACTTTTAAGATGGtaatagagggtgcctgggtggctcagtaggggGGTgaagtgtctccctttggctcatgatcccagaatcctgggatcaagtcccgcataaggctccttgctcagcagggaatctgcttctccctctgtcctccccccccccccccgctccagcTGGTGCACTCGCTCTCTAtttctcgcaaaaataaatacaatctttaaaaaaagatggtagTAGAGATGGACagagctaaaaataattttagataagtGAGATGAGAGAAAATACCTGGCTGTGTCTGAATTGTCCTTTTAACTGTCTCCATCATCCATGTGGAGCTAACGAGATGCTGGAAGGAATCTGAGATATGTCCTTGAACCACTAAGAAACTAGGATCTAGTGAAGTCAAATGATTTGCTCAAGAACACACAGCTGGTTAGTGTGAAAAGCCATGCCTAGAACCAGCTCTTCTGCCTTTGAAAGTATTTCTTACAACTTGACATTTATTCATGATAACAGATGAGAAATATGTTAACATTTCCTAAGAACTGAAAGGAAAGCTACACTATAAACccaaaacatttcaaatataactAAATATAAGTAAGTTAGTTGAAAAGTAGGAAAAATTCTTTAGCAATTTAGTTACCATGTTCTATAGTAACATAAAAGGCAGATATAGGAGTAAGGTGACAAGAGctactgggaaaaaaagaaaccttcctGCCCacctctaaacaaacaaacaactgcaGGCTAGGAACTCAGAGCATTTGAGAATGTCAATACTTTTTAACTCTTTTGACTGGGCCCCAGTGTGATCAGAGAGATGGACAAAATGAATTCTGaagaagaatttgagaaaaagtCAGAAGGTAATCTATCTCATgaattaaggaaaataagtcCTCATAAAGAGGAGGgccaagggaaaaaggaaaaaaacacaatataaGCCTATTCCCAAAgaatgaagaaatcagagaattGAGGTAAAGttaagggggggtggggtgtggaggtgtgtgtgtgtgtgtgtgtgtgtctgccagTATGTCTGTGTTTGGGGCTTTTTCCAGTTCTTCTTGGTTCCTGGTTAATTaagcaactattaaaaaaaaatcagttttactcATGCTTCTGTGTGCTGAGCCCATTCCTAAATTTAATAATTAGATGTGGGCAAGAGGTACGATTCAAGCTTTGTCAGTGTAACCTATCACTACATCGCTGTCaactcataaaaaagaaaatgtggagagaATATACTTTAAGAAATAGATTGTCAAAGCAATGGTTCATTAGCAAGCCCTGTCAGATCCACCTAAAAAATAGATTCCTAATCTTTACGCAAGTTCTCTCGTCTTTTCCCTGGATTACCACCTCTAAACAGGGATTCTTTGCTGTTACACTCTTCCTCCACCAATCTCTAAGAAATGTAAAACAGATAAGTCATTCTCCTTCCCAAAGCTCTCCAAAAGCTTCTCACTGTACTTGTAATAAAATCCACCTCCTCAGCATGGCCCTCAATGGGCCTATAAGGCCTATAAAATATGGCCCTTGCCTACCTCCCCAAATTCATCTCCCTCCAGGAACTCTGAAGGTCACTATGTGGTCTAACCTCACAGGCTTCATTCTCGTCCCCAATGATACCAAACTCCTTCCCCCTGTATCAAAGTCACAGTATCTTATATCCTGTTTAACAACCTTAAGGCTTGGAATGCTCTGACCCCAAATTTTTCCATAACTGACTCCTTAATATTCAGGAGCAGCTCAAACGTTATCTTCTGGTCACCTCTGATTacccagtttattttattttattttttttgtctgactACCCAGTTTAAAGTAATACaccatatgcacacacaaatatcACACCATCCTATCATCCTGTTTTGTCTTCATAAACTTTATCTGAAATTACGTTGCTCACTGATTTATACTATGTAGCCTCCTCCAtcccaaaatacacacacacacacacacacacacacacacacacccatgcacacacatgcatgtaaaTTCCTTGGGAAAGCAGATATTCCTTGCTGAAATCCCCAaaacctagaacaatgcctggtactCAGCAGATACTTTTATCAAATGATAGATTCCAAATGATTGATTCCATCTATCCCAAACTTTTCCCAAATCTTGTGTCTGCCTTGTATTTCTAGCACTTGTTTACGACCACttcttctttgttcccttttctgaatttcttttgatCTTCATTCTGCTTACTgcaacacaaaggaaaacagaacaaggagcataaaaagaaagacattaatGGTGACAGAAATCTACTCAGCCAATGCAATTGGCTGTGGTACAGAAGGGCAAGTAAGGTGCTTCTTAAGGGCAAAAGGCCCTAGGATTGATTTCATCCATTAGTGCAGCTCTAAGGACAGCACCAAAAGGAATTATGGAGATAGCCTGTCTGTGGcccaaaaaaaaaagtaccacatGCCCTATGGACACTTAGTAGTTCTTAAAACCTTTAATGTGCAAAAGATTCAGATTCAGTAGGTGTAGACATGATCTAGGAATCTGCACTTTCAACAAATGCCCCCAGGTGATTCAGATTCAAGCAGTCTTTGAAAACTTCCAGGTCTTCGGCCAAACAATAATAGCAAGGACCTGAAGGATGGTATCACCAGATTGAAGGTTTAAccaataaaaatgatcttttttttttttatctctacctTGAAGCTGATTCTCAAGTCAAATTCCCTTTCAGTATTTGCTgagtattatttaaaatcattggTGTTTACTAATTTCTAAATGGCTTTTCaccatttaaaaactataataataGCTACTACTATGGGACATCTATGTTTCCATAGGCTATTAACAGTTTTTTACACATGTATCTTAttatcccatttcatagatgagctTCAGTTAATAAGTACAGGTAACTATTAAGAAGTGACAGATTCGAAAATTAAATACATCTATATGTTACTAAAGTCTGTGTTCTATAGAGTCTACACCTCCCACTAATTATACCTTAACAGAAgcaaaaccaataaataaaaacccagatTTGTAAATAAAGACAGGGGATTCTTCTTAATTTAACTACTCCTCACTTTAGAAAAAGATTGCATGGGATTTCACTAATGGTGAACTTTGACAGTATAATTTAAACACCTTAACAATGGCATGGTAACtctgaagaacaaataaatatcAAGAGTCCTTTCTATAACAAATAATCACCGTCTTaatcaaaatcaacaaatagTAAGAACTGGTTCACTATTTACAGATccagcagtgattctcaaactggGCTGATAATTAAGAATCACTTGGGCAGCaccttagaaaaaaattctaggcTTCACACTAGTTCTTccgaatcagaatctctggggtatgacctccaactctttatttttataaagtttcccAGGGGCTTCTGATGAGTAACTCCCGTTCAAAAGGACTGTTACCCTAACCCCATCATTTTACAAGTGAATAAACTGAGGACCTAAAAGGGTAAGATCTGCCTAAAGACATACAAACTGTAAGTAGCACAGTAGGTTGGAAAAACAATATCCTGACTCCACATATAGTGCTTTTAACACCaattcaaactgttttttttttttaactgtacatTTTCTGCACTGCTTAGGCCCTGCCCATTCCTTACTAACCTTGTGCAACTTATTCCCTCAACTGCAAGCTGGGAAAAATAATGCCCACCTTTTAAAgagttgctatgaggattaaatagtGTAATATTCATTAGGTATAGAGTGCCTAGCATATACTGAGCGCCCATTAGATGGGTTACACAGCCCACTAAAAAACCATGCCTTTTTCAGCTGGAGAGGATTTACAGAACCACTCCAATTACAAAACGAACAAGGAGCCCATGTTCCGCTTTGGAAGTCCAAAAGTACTTCAAACTCAGGGTAAGGTTAAGGCCAACAGCTTGCCTGATTCTCGCACACCACTGTTGCTCATAAGATGCCGCAGAATCATCTAGTGAATCAATTTCTAGACcagtaatctgtattttttaaaggcccctccctccctcccctcccaaccAGGTGCTTCTTTGGCAAACCATGGTTTGATAACCCTTAGTATACACAATCCTTGGCCACAGCAAATGGCCTCTCGAATCCCAGCAAAACTATTGTGCTCTGTAACCGGAAGAGCAACGTCATCATACCCTGATGCAAACAACAGCTGGGGACGGCTGTGCTGAGGAATCGTGATCACTAGGGACGGCCTCGACCCTCTCTCATCTCCCAAACTTGGAAAATTACGAAAGTGCTGTCCAGTAATCTCCGTGACAGACAGTGCTGCCTAGGTGGCCAGGAAGACATAGAGTTAACTCAACAGCCTCCTTTCCAAGGGTAGAGTCTGAGAAAAGCGACCCTGTTGGGCGGAACAGGACCGAGCGGCGCCAGAAGGTTAACGACCCTCTTGCACTGTTCCACGCGGTGGCCAAGACTCCACCACGCCACCGGCCAGCTGCCGGAAGTGCGTCACTTCAGCCTACTGGGGGTGCCGGGAGTTGTAGTCAACTGGCTAGTTCTCTTGTGCCCCAATTCACCTTTTTTCAAACAAGCAACCACCTTGGAATCGTAAAGAAGTGCGCTTTGTAAGAATCAAATCCAATCCTTCCTTTTCCAGCTGACAAAGGAAACTCAGACCTCCTCCGTAATATCGGACTACAAGTCCCAGCATGCTCAGTAAGACGGCCCGAGCGCCCGGCCACCGTCGTAGGTGTGGGCCACTTGAATGGAACGTCGGGCGTAATGCAAAGCCTTCCACTGTCCGCACGGCCAGTACCTGCTCCCCCGGCGTGAGTGCGGCGTGTGGGTCGTGCGCGTGCGCGCTCGCCGGAGGTGCGGGGCGGGTGCGCCGGGCTGTTGCGGGCGCGAGGCTGCTGAGGTTGGCCGCGGCAGTGCCGCGCGCCCGAAAGACCGGTACTTGCGGGGCCTCTAGCTTCGCCCCGGGCTGCGGGCAGCCCTGGCGGCCGCGGGAGACCGCAAGGGGCGGAGGAAAGCAGGGGGCGGCGGGGGCCGGCCTCGGCACGCGGAGGAACAGCCGAGCATGCCCCGAGACAACATGGCCTCCCTGATTCAACGGATCGCCCGCCAGGCGTGCCTCACCTTCCGGGGCAGCGGGGGCGGCCGCAGCGCTTCCGACCTCGGCGCGGCTCCGAGCCCCGAAGCCTCGATGCCGCAGGGCTTCCCGGAGAACCTGAGCAAGCTGAAGAACCTCCTGACCCAAGTCCGCGCCGAGGACCTGAACATCGCCCCGCGTAAGGCCACGCTGCAGCCATTGCCACCCAACCTGCCGCCGGTCACCTACATGCACATCTACGAAACCGACGGCTTCAGCCTCGGCGTGTTCCTGCTCAAGAGCGGCACGTCCATCCCATTGCACGACCACCCGGGCATGCACGGCATGCTCAAGGTGCTCTATGGCACCGTGCGCATCAGCTGCATGGACAAAGTGGAGGCGGGCGGCGGGCAACAACCGCGGGCCCCGCCGCCAGAGCAGCAGTTCGAGCCACCGCTGCAGGCCCGGGAGCGGGACGCCGTGCGGCCGGGCGTGCTGCGTTCGCGGGCGGAGTACACCGAGGCCAGCGGCCCCTGCGTCCTCACTCCGCACCAGGACAACCTGCACCAGATCGACGCTGTGGACGGACCCGCCGCCTTCCTGGACATTCTGGCCCCGCCCTATGACCCCGACGATGGCCGGGACTGCCATTATTACCGGGTGCTGGAGCCCGTCAGGGACAAGGAGGCCTCCGCCTCGGCCTGTGACCTGCCCCGAGAGGTGTGGCTCCTGGAGACCCCGCAAGCCGATGACTTCTGGTGCGAGGGGGAGCCCTATCCAGGGCCCAAAGTCTTCCCTTGAAGCCGCTGGCGCCTAGTTGCTGTGGGCTGAAGACGTGCTCTATTCACATCTGGGCCTCGCTGCCCGCGACCCACCATAAGGgctctctccctacccccaggCCTGGGCGTTGGATCTACTGGAATGGGCTGTAGCCGCTTCCTCCGGAGCCGTGGGAAGCACGGGCGCCTGGAGTGCAGCCACGGGGCCCGgttagggggtggggaaggctggtAGGCTATGTTgtttcctggctctgtcactgccACCGGGGTTttgatttgggggaaggggggtAGGGGACTATCTGAAGCGCTTCCATCCTAAAgccataatgaaaatattcttttttctgttccctaTCCTACACAAAATACACTAAatgctcccacccccccccccttccccgggTAAATAGGGTTTGTTTTCCACTCATATCTTAATGCCCTTTTACTTATTGTTATAGTTTTAACTTATTGACTGCATGACCCAGTGGTTTGAATTTTTAGTTCAAGTCAGTGGTAAGAACTAGGCTTAGAAAGATGAGCTACTATTTAAAGTGAGCTGTGCTGCCTAATTAATTCGTTGTGGAAATTAGATCTTTTTTCCAGAGTTGGGGCATCACCCCCAAAACAACTATGCATGTAGAGGACaagatttaatttctttcctccccctgcccagtaGCCACATCTGGTTTACTCTGGCAGCATCTACTTAGAAATTCAGCACCTGCGTATCTCAGTGACAAATGGTCACTTACAGCTTATCTTCCCCGTGAGTCTCCAGATCTGTGAGTTGAACAGATTTCTTGTTGCAGATTGACCTTTAATGCAAAAACTATATTATCCtcaaatgaccttttttttttttgtcttagcgTGCTTTAAGAGGTGATAGAGTAATTCTGTTTTCTAAGAAGATTCAAAGGAGCTGAATCAGTATGCTTCCAAACAACTGAATGTAAAACACTCCAAGCCAGCTGTTGAATTCCATGCCCCTATTTACTTCCAGTATTTTCctgcaaaaatagagaaaaatgttgaTGACTGTTTCAAATTCTCTCAGGAGCTCTAATGTTCCAGAAGGCCGGTGGTTCCAGCTGTGTTATTTTGGTGGCAGTGTTCTCAAAACTCTTCAAAACAGTAGAGAGCCAGTGCTTGTTTCATCCAGTGTGGTTTTCTATAGGAAGAGAGAAGGCACAGATGATCAAGGCTACAGAATAGAGAATTACTATACTGCTGGCCATTTTAGAGCACCAACTTGGGACAAAACACTTCCTAACCTCTTAAACAGTTGTGCTATCTGTAACTAGtttaatttttgtccttttagtAAGCTCAGCAACTTTACCTGTTTACAAATGTATTTACACCGTTTGCTTCAGGCTATGGAGCACTATTCCCCTTTTTACTATTTATAGGATTCCTTTTTCACAacacttttaataaaaacaaactgtaGAAATAAACACGTTAAAATCTGCCCAGCTGTTGTCTAAGCCCTCTTGATTGACTTGCCCAAATGGCAATCCAGTTCTAAGGTCTGTAATAAAGGGAGATTTGCTATTGGCGGAAAGTGTTGACCCTGTAGAGAAACAGTATGTGCCTTTGCCTCTTTGCGCACAGTGGGTTACTATGGCACAGAATGAAGGTCTattcccaaatttttaaatagaataaaaaggcaaatttcttgattttttttttttttttaacaaaaaagatgCTTATTCAATGCGAAATGCCACTCTGTTGTAAAACCTGAGACAGGCATAATGCCaagcatttcttccaggtttgcTAACATTGTTTTATGGTAGCTTCACATTCTGGTATAGTTCAATATGCCTTGGGGACAGTTTAAAGCCGTTCTTAATGCCATTCAGCTTAAAAATAATCCTAGATATGCAAATGATGATTTTCTTAGAAAAGTGTTTACAAAATGGGTTTTTTAATAGCACAGTAATGAATGTGAATGGTTACCAATCACATACCTACCTGTTCTGAATTATAGCCAAAAGATGATTAACTTCTAAAGATTATTTATAGTGATATATATGCTATAATACAACCTGGCGTACATTAAACCAACAAAAACTCATTCTGGCAGTAGGACAGTAATAAGGGAGGAATTGTTTTTCCAAACTTTAAAAGTTCTCAAGTACAAAcaagttgaatgaaaaaaaaaaaactaaggtgCTTTTCAAAAGAATAACTGAAATTGTTGCAGGCCAAAATAGCAATATATCTCTAATTTAGTTCAATAAGAACGGTGAAACTTTTGGTTCACTAATAAATTCTGAGGAAACTAATGGTGAAAACAAATTGTTTCAGTGAGCCACTAAGGAAAGAATATTcttaatataaatacaaaatgtggTGCAGCAAAGCTGTCACCTCTCTGCATAAACTGTTGGTCATGACTGACTTGATGTGCTGCTGTTGTATTTCCATATATTCCTGCAATATAGACTATATAACAGCTGTGGGAAAAATTTGTCTTCCTCTACACAGACTAATGAGCACAATGATACTAACCACTTTTCTGTTGAATAACATGCAATAATTGCCTCTCATGAGTGAGATGTCCATCTCAATACTCCTAAAGCTTTTTTATTCTCTGGTTATATCAAAAGCCAGTTATATTAATGGAGAATATGGTGTACCTACCTACTACTTTATAAGAATTGACTTTTTACAAAGCTTGATTTGCATGGGTTGAGTTTACACTAACTGCTGTTTATTAATGAAAATCTTGGGCctgttttaaagaaatacttgTCAACAGGAGTGGGTTCTCTGAACTTTTAAGACTAATTGACCTTAAATTCTTCTGAAATCCATACCTTTTATTCCTCCTTTTGCATTGTTCCCTTGTAGGTGCCTCAGCCTTGGCATCTCAGGAAGACTCTTACTGCTCATCTAATCCCAGTGACTGTCTTGTGCCCTAGCTCTACTGCTCAGCAAAGCAGTATGTCTTTAATTCAGGGTTCAACCCATTACTCTTCAACTCTAACCTGAGGGCAGTGCCACTCCTGTAACCCTCAAAGTTTGAATCCTGAACTCCAGATTACAAACAAGCCAGCCACTGATCATTTCAGTGTAATGAAGCGTCTACTGTCAAGGAAATCATTTGTTAAGCCCCAGATACATACTGAGTTTTCAGATCCAGAGATGTTTACATTTCTGGATTAAAATCAGTGTACTTATGGAAAATAAAGGCATGTTTGAAATTGTTTAGAGGTAAATCTTTTTTGATTATTgcaaaatggagaagaaaaatactaTGATGTctacattttaattactattaaaGATTTAGTCTATACAGTAGGATTATGTTGTATTGAAAACCGGTGGCTTTCTGCAGATTCTAAAGCCCAAGTAATAGTATGAACTTAGTCTCTTTCCTTGAGAGTGAGCTTTGAAACAATCTGATTGAAAACGCATCTGAAACTGTCTAATCATGTTATTTTGCTACAACAGAAAATAGTCCCTTTATATTTAAGCTAAGGAAAATAAACTAGTGCAAG
Coding sequences within it:
- the ADO gene encoding 2-aminoethanethiol dioxygenase isoform X2, with the translated sequence MPRDNMASLIQRIARQACLTFRGSGGGRSASDLGAAPSPEASMPQGFPENLSKLKNLLTQVRAEDLNIAPRKATLQPLPPNLPPVTYMHIYETDGFSLGVFLLKSGTSIPLHDHPGMHGMLKVLYGTVRISCMDKVEAGGGQQPRAPPPEQQFEPPLQARERDAVRPGVLRSRAEYTEASGPCVLTPHQDNLHQIDAVDGPAAFLDILAPPYDPDDGRDCHYYRVLEPVRDKEASASACDLPREVWLLETPQADDFWCEGEPYPGPKVFP
- the ADO gene encoding 2-aminoethanethiol dioxygenase isoform X3 yields the protein MPRDNMASLIQRIARQACLTFRGSGGGRSASDLGAAPSPEASMPQGFPENLSKLKNLLTQVRAEDLNIAPRKATLQPLPPNLPPVTYMHIYETDGFSLGVFLLKSGTSIPLHDHPGMHGMLKVLYGTVRISCMDKVEAGGGQQPRAPPPEQQFEPPLQARERDAVRPGVLRSRAEYTEASGPCVLTPHQDNLHQIDAVDGPAAFLDILAPPYDPDDGRDCHYYRVLEPVRDKEASASACDLPREVWLLETPQADDFCVL
- the ADO gene encoding 2-aminoethanethiol dioxygenase isoform X1, with protein sequence MPRDNMASLIQRIARQACLTFRGSGGGRSASDLGAAPSPEASMPQGFPENLSKLKNLLTQVRAEDLNIAPRKATLQPLPPNLPPVTYMHIYETDGFSLGVFLLKSGTSIPLHDHPGMHGMLKVLYGTVRISCMDKVEAGGGQQPRAPPPEQQFEPPLQARERDAVRPGVLRSRAEYTEASGPCVLTPHQDNLHQIDAVDGPAAFLDILAPPYDPDDGRDCHYYRVLEPVRDKEASASACDLPREVWLLETPQADDFWCLSLGISGRLLLLI